In the Streptomyces sp. BHT-5-2 genome, one interval contains:
- a CDS encoding SDR family oxidoreductase — translation MSGRTALVTGASSGIGAAVSAALLARGYRVLGTSRHPSAIAAPLPGVEYLPLDLADDAAVEDCAAAAGPVDVLVNNAGESQSGPFEELPMAAVRRLFQLNVFGAVRLTQLLLPGMRERGHGRVVMIGSMLASFPLAHRSSYVASKAALKGFADAARREVAPYGVAFTTVEPGSIATGISARRTHYLADGSPYADEYRTMLAALNANEAHGIPPEKVAATVLKAIEAPRPRAHYAVGSNAPAVFLLRRLLPGAAVERMVARRHGLR, via the coding sequence GTGAGCGGCCGCACCGCGCTGGTGACCGGGGCCTCCTCCGGTATCGGTGCCGCGGTGTCCGCGGCGCTGCTCGCCCGCGGATACCGCGTCCTGGGCACCAGCCGCCACCCCTCGGCGATCGCCGCGCCGCTGCCCGGCGTCGAGTACCTCCCGCTGGACCTGGCGGACGACGCGGCCGTCGAGGACTGCGCCGCCGCGGCGGGCCCCGTCGACGTGCTGGTCAACAACGCCGGGGAGAGCCAGAGCGGCCCCTTCGAAGAGCTCCCGATGGCCGCGGTCCGCCGCCTGTTCCAGCTGAACGTCTTCGGCGCCGTCCGGCTCACCCAGCTCCTGCTGCCCGGCATGCGGGAGCGCGGCCACGGCCGGGTGGTGATGATCGGCTCCATGCTGGCCAGCTTCCCGCTCGCCCACCGCTCGTCCTACGTGGCCTCCAAGGCCGCGCTCAAGGGATTCGCGGACGCCGCCCGACGCGAAGTCGCGCCCTACGGCGTGGCGTTCACCACCGTCGAACCGGGCTCCATCGCCACCGGCATCAGCGCCCGGCGCACCCACTACCTGGCCGACGGCTCGCCGTACGCGGACGAGTACCGGACGATGCTGGCCGCCCTGAACGCCAACGAAGCGCACGGCATCCCGCCGGAGAAGGTCGCCGCCACCGTCCTGAAGGCGATCGAGGCGCCCCGCCCCCGCGCGCACTACGCGGTCGGTAGCAACGCCCCCGCGGTCTTCCTGCTGCGCCGGCTGCTGCCCGGCGCGGCGGTGGAGCGGATGGTGGCGCGCAGACACGGGCTGCGCTGA
- a CDS encoding FAD-binding dehydrogenase, whose amino-acid sequence MSSEDADVIVVGAGLAGLVATYELTRAGRRVLVVDQESGANLGGQAFWSLGGLFLVDSPEQRRAGIKDSPELALSDWLDSAAFDRDREDHWPRQWAQAYVDFAAGEKRRYLHDLGLRLTPTVGWAERGAGLATGHGNSVPRFHLAWGTGPEVVRVFAEPVRAAAERGLVVFRHRHRVDELIVEDGAAVGVRGTTLVPSDRPRGVASERTAEGEFAFRAQAVVVTSGGIGGNHELVRKNWPVDRIGPAPKSMITGVPAYVDGRMLEIAERAGGSLVNRDRMWHYTEGIKNWDPVWPDHAIRIIPGPSSLWLDATGRRLPAPLFPGHDTLGTLRHIVRTGHDHTWFILTRSIVEKEFALSGSEQNPDITGKDLKLALARVKKGAPGPVQAFLDRGEDFVVRRTLRELVAGMNALEPSTPLDHAVVEREVVARDRAVAHPYSKDLQLMAVRNARGYWPDRLTRVAKPHRLLDPAHGPLIAVRLHLLTRKTLGGLETTLDSQVVRPDGTLFDGLYAAGEVAGFGGGGVHGYNALEGTFLGGCVFSGRAAGRALARSLA is encoded by the coding sequence ATGAGCAGCGAGGACGCCGACGTCATCGTCGTAGGCGCGGGGCTGGCCGGTCTGGTCGCCACCTACGAACTCACCCGGGCCGGGCGCCGGGTGCTCGTCGTCGACCAGGAGAGCGGAGCCAACCTCGGCGGCCAGGCCTTCTGGTCGCTGGGCGGGCTGTTCCTGGTGGACAGCCCCGAGCAGCGGCGGGCCGGCATCAAGGACTCGCCGGAACTCGCGCTGTCGGACTGGCTGGATTCGGCGGCCTTCGACCGGGACCGCGAGGACCACTGGCCCCGGCAGTGGGCGCAGGCGTACGTCGACTTCGCGGCCGGCGAGAAGCGCCGCTATCTGCACGACCTCGGGCTGCGGCTGACCCCCACCGTCGGCTGGGCCGAGCGCGGCGCGGGCCTGGCGACCGGGCACGGCAACTCCGTCCCCCGCTTCCACCTCGCCTGGGGCACCGGCCCCGAGGTCGTCCGGGTCTTCGCCGAGCCGGTGCGGGCCGCGGCCGAGCGCGGGCTGGTGGTCTTCCGGCACCGGCACCGGGTCGACGAGCTGATCGTGGAGGACGGGGCCGCGGTCGGGGTGCGCGGCACCACGCTGGTGCCGTCGGACCGGCCGCGCGGGGTGGCGTCCGAGCGCACGGCGGAGGGCGAGTTCGCGTTCCGGGCGCAGGCGGTGGTGGTGACCTCCGGTGGTATCGGGGGCAACCACGAACTGGTCCGCAAGAACTGGCCGGTGGACCGGATCGGCCCGGCCCCCAAGTCGATGATCACCGGGGTGCCCGCCTACGTGGACGGGCGGATGCTGGAGATCGCCGAACGGGCCGGCGGCTCCCTGGTCAACCGCGACCGGATGTGGCACTACACCGAGGGCATCAAGAACTGGGACCCGGTCTGGCCCGACCACGCCATCCGGATCATCCCCGGTCCGTCGTCGCTGTGGCTGGACGCCACCGGCCGACGGCTGCCCGCGCCGCTCTTCCCCGGCCACGACACCCTCGGCACCCTGCGCCACATCGTCCGCACCGGCCACGACCACACCTGGTTCATCCTGACCCGCTCCATCGTGGAGAAGGAGTTCGCGCTCTCCGGCTCCGAGCAGAACCCGGACATCACGGGCAAGGACCTCAAACTCGCGCTGGCGCGGGTGAAGAAGGGGGCGCCCGGACCGGTCCAGGCGTTCCTGGACCGCGGCGAGGACTTCGTCGTCCGCCGCACCCTGCGCGAGCTGGTCGCCGGGATGAACGCCCTGGAGCCGTCCACCCCCCTTGACCACGCGGTGGTCGAGCGGGAAGTGGTGGCCCGCGACCGCGCGGTGGCACACCCCTACTCCAAGGACCTCCAGCTGATGGCGGTGCGCAACGCGCGGGGGTACTGGCCGGACCGGCTGACCCGGGTCGCGAAGCCGCACCGGCTGCTCGACCCGGCGCACGGCCCGCTGATCGCGGTCCGGCTGCACCTGCTGACCCGTAAGACGCTGGGCGGACTGGAGACCACCCTGGACTCGCAGGTGGTCCGGCCGGACGGCACGCTCTTCGACGGGCTCTACGCGGCCGGCGAGGTCGCCGGATTCGGTGGCGGCGGGGTGCACGGCTACAACGCGCTGGAGGGCACCTTCCTGGGCGGCTGCGTCTTCTCCGGCCGCGCGGCCGGACGGGCGCTGGCCCGGAGCCTGGCGTGA
- a CDS encoding aminopeptidase P family protein, whose translation MTDELTPETPEEEEQPIKQRKNGLYPGVSDELAENMKSGWADTELRGLEPTEQAPYAARRRAALSARFPGERLVIPAGVLKTRSNDTEYPFRAATEYVHLTGDQTDGSVLVLEPRADGAEGHEETLYRLPRSDRENGEFWLNGMGELWVGRRNSLEESAALLGLACKDVRELAGLLKEATGPVRVVRGHDAAIEEALHDKVTAERDEELRVYLSEARLVKDEFEIGELQKAVDSTVRGFADVVKVLDKAEATSERYIEGTFFLRARVEGNDVGYGSICAAGPHATTLHWVRNDGAVRSGELLLLDAGVETTTLYTADVTRTLPINGRYTDLQRKIYDAVHEAQEAGIAAVKPGASFRDFHDAAQRVLAAKLVEWGLVEGPVERVLELGLQRRWTLHGTGHMLGLDVHDCAAARTESYVNGTLEPGMVLTVEPGLYFQADDLTVPEEYRGIGVRIEDDILVTESGNRNLSAALPRRSDEVEAWMAELLGK comes from the coding sequence GTGACCGACGAGCTCACTCCGGAGACCCCGGAAGAGGAAGAGCAGCCGATCAAGCAGCGCAAGAACGGCCTGTACCCGGGCGTTTCGGACGAGCTCGCCGAGAACATGAAGAGCGGCTGGGCCGACACCGAGCTGCGCGGCCTGGAGCCGACCGAGCAGGCCCCGTACGCCGCCCGCCGCCGCGCCGCGCTCTCCGCGCGCTTCCCCGGCGAGCGTCTGGTGATCCCCGCGGGCGTGCTGAAGACCCGCTCCAACGACACCGAGTACCCCTTCCGGGCCGCGACCGAGTACGTCCACCTCACCGGCGACCAGACCGACGGCAGCGTGCTCGTGCTGGAGCCCCGCGCCGACGGGGCCGAGGGCCACGAGGAGACGCTCTACCGCCTCCCCCGCTCCGACCGCGAGAACGGCGAGTTCTGGCTGAACGGCATGGGCGAGCTGTGGGTCGGCCGCCGGAACAGCCTGGAGGAGTCCGCGGCGCTGCTCGGGCTCGCCTGCAAGGACGTCCGCGAGCTGGCCGGCCTGCTCAAGGAGGCCACCGGCCCGGTCCGGGTCGTCCGCGGGCACGACGCCGCCATCGAGGAGGCGCTGCACGACAAGGTCACCGCGGAGCGGGACGAAGAGCTGCGGGTGTACCTCTCCGAGGCCCGGCTGGTGAAGGACGAGTTCGAGATCGGCGAGTTGCAGAAGGCCGTCGACTCGACGGTGCGCGGCTTCGCCGACGTGGTCAAGGTGCTGGACAAGGCCGAGGCGACCAGCGAGCGCTACATCGAGGGCACCTTCTTCCTGCGCGCCCGCGTCGAGGGCAACGACGTCGGCTACGGCTCGATCTGCGCCGCCGGCCCGCACGCCACCACCCTGCACTGGGTCCGCAACGACGGCGCGGTCCGCTCCGGCGAGCTGCTGCTGCTGGACGCGGGCGTGGAGACCACCACCCTCTACACCGCGGACGTCACCCGCACCCTGCCGATCAACGGCCGCTACACCGACCTCCAGCGCAAGATCTACGACGCGGTCCACGAGGCCCAGGAGGCCGGCATCGCGGCGGTGAAGCCGGGCGCCTCGTTCCGTGACTTCCACGACGCGGCCCAGCGGGTGCTCGCCGCGAAGCTGGTGGAGTGGGGCCTGGTCGAGGGCCCGGTGGAGCGTGTCCTGGAGCTGGGCCTGCAGCGTCGCTGGACCCTGCACGGCACGGGTCACATGCTCGGCCTGGACGTCCACGACTGCGCCGCCGCCCGCACCGAGAGCTACGTCAACGGCACCCTGGAGCCCGGCATGGTGCTGACCGTCGAGCCCGGCCTGTACTTCCAGGCGGACGACCTGACGGTGCCCGAGGAGTACCGCGGCATCGGCGTCCGGATCGAGGACGACATCCTGGTGACGGAGAGCGGCAACCGCAATCTGTCGGCCGCCCTGCCGCGCCGCTCCGACGAGGTCGAGGCGTGGATGGCGGAGCTGCTCGGCAAGTAG
- a CDS encoding PP2C family protein-serine/threonine phosphatase — protein sequence MLDITSLVRVHVEALIAEQHDMGVCDAIEEIERTAIPHNITQQKAALPATSRPDLGICRARRGSSAMTAPHVPKVAGIEPALPSPTHTTDPHGAPASGDPASGTSTDAPSGAADAPEDGSAPTAPDTADLSPVDRIAAVQDRLAGWISDLSTLHDLTEQLARTRTLEDALHELLRAGAFLVGARRGLVVLTPQDGLGPETTVGLGLGRAEIGHIETVPRRALSYARILDGLPEPGAGDDAEARTEIAEPDIPGEKDLDPRLREVAARLGYAASYAVPLTAGPVGRLGAAVWLYDEPAEPGDRRRHLVGLYRAHAAEHLARLLELHRSRHDARTLRNELLPRRLPRIPGVRLAVRHATGPRGGGDWYDALPLPDGALGLAVGSVTGSGPSAVAAMGRLRASLRAYAVMEGEDPVAVLSDLELLMRLTEPARSATALFAFTEPSPGAAGAPASPVPAGMGGPAPRKMVLAGAGHCPPLILGDLRAEFVETSLSAPLGMLACWEAPSVEIQPARGETVLLYSDGLLHRTGEPMDRAFARLHSAAAGVPRAGRSDPEAVADHIVRAMLPQGLDDPASEEDVVLLAAHFEE from the coding sequence GTGCTGGACATCACATCACTGGTGCGTGTACATGTGGAGGCATTGATAGCGGAGCAGCATGACATGGGGGTTTGCGATGCTATTGAGGAAATTGAGCGGACAGCCATACCGCACAACATCACTCAACAAAAAGCCGCACTCCCTGCCACATCGCGGCCTGACCTGGGGATTTGCCGGGCGCGACGTGGGTCGTCGGCCATGACCGCCCCTCACGTACCGAAAGTGGCTGGAATCGAACCAGCTCTTCCCTCTCCCACGCACACTACCGACCCTCATGGGGCGCCCGCATCCGGTGACCCCGCCTCCGGCACCTCCACTGACGCCCCGTCCGGCGCCGCCGACGCTCCCGAGGACGGCTCGGCCCCCACCGCCCCGGACACCGCCGACCTCTCCCCCGTGGACCGGATCGCCGCCGTCCAGGACCGGCTGGCCGGCTGGATCTCCGATCTCAGCACCCTGCACGATCTCACCGAACAGCTCGCCCGCACCCGCACCTTGGAGGACGCCCTCCACGAACTCCTGCGGGCCGGCGCCTTCCTCGTCGGCGCCCGCCGCGGACTGGTCGTCCTGACACCGCAGGACGGACTCGGCCCGGAGACCACCGTCGGCCTGGGCCTGGGCCGCGCCGAGATCGGCCACATCGAGACCGTGCCGCGCCGCGCGCTGTCGTACGCGCGGATACTGGACGGCCTGCCGGAGCCCGGCGCGGGCGACGACGCCGAGGCCCGTACCGAGATCGCCGAGCCGGACATCCCCGGGGAGAAGGACCTCGACCCCCGCCTGCGCGAGGTCGCCGCCCGCCTCGGCTACGCCGCCAGTTACGCCGTACCGCTCACCGCCGGCCCGGTCGGCCGGCTCGGCGCCGCGGTCTGGCTCTACGACGAACCCGCCGAGCCCGGCGACCGCCGGCGCCACCTCGTCGGCCTCTACCGCGCCCACGCCGCCGAGCACCTCGCCCGGCTCCTCGAACTCCACCGCAGCCGGCACGACGCCCGGACCCTCCGCAACGAACTCCTGCCCCGCAGGCTGCCGCGGATCCCCGGCGTCCGGCTCGCCGTGCGACACGCCACCGGGCCGCGCGGCGGCGGCGACTGGTACGACGCGCTGCCGCTGCCGGACGGCGCGCTGGGCCTGGCGGTCGGGTCGGTCACCGGGTCCGGGCCGAGCGCGGTGGCCGCCATGGGACGGCTGCGGGCCTCGCTGCGCGCGTATGCCGTCATGGAGGGCGAGGACCCGGTCGCGGTCCTCTCCGACCTCGAACTGCTGATGCGGCTGACCGAGCCGGCCCGCAGCGCCACCGCGCTGTTCGCCTTCACCGAGCCGTCGCCGGGCGCGGCCGGGGCGCCCGCGTCGCCGGTGCCGGCCGGGATGGGCGGCCCGGCGCCGCGCAAGATGGTGCTGGCCGGGGCCGGCCACTGCCCGCCGCTGATCCTCGGTGATCTGCGGGCGGAGTTCGTGGAGACCTCGCTCTCCGCGCCGCTGGGCATGCTGGCCTGCTGGGAGGCGCCCAGTGTGGAGATCCAGCCGGCCCGGGGCGAGACCGTGCTCCTCTACAGCGACGGGCTGCTGCACCGCACCGGTGAACCGATGGACCGGGCCTTCGCCCGTCTGCACTCCGCGGCCGCCGGCGTCCCCCGGGCCGGCCGGAGCGACCCGGAGGCGGTGGCGGACCACATCGTGCGGGCCATGCTGCCGCAGGGCCTGGACGACCCCGCCTCGGAGGAGGACGTGGTCCTGCTCGCCGCGCACTTCGAGGAGTAG
- a CDS encoding TetR/AcrR family transcriptional regulator, with the protein MTTAHQAPGETRPGGRTARTRRAVLTAVSEELDDGGFAALTMERVAQRSGVHLATLYRRWRSVDKLVCELLTEMSNDIPLPDTGSLPGDLRALADAIERFYGSAGPRRVLEAVVAAAARDPQAASALRTFFDERLTLAGAMVRRAVARGELPPDTDPKAVVAALGAPFYYRILIERRPVEPGLGASAATAVWAAARAGAYALGEHDGAPGRED; encoded by the coding sequence GTGACGACCGCGCATCAGGCCCCGGGCGAGACCCGACCCGGGGGACGTACGGCGCGCACCCGCCGCGCCGTACTGACCGCCGTCTCCGAGGAACTGGACGACGGCGGCTTCGCCGCACTGACCATGGAACGGGTGGCCCAGCGCTCCGGGGTGCACCTCGCGACGCTCTACCGCCGCTGGCGCAGCGTCGACAAGCTCGTCTGCGAGCTGCTGACGGAGATGAGCAACGACATACCGCTGCCGGACACCGGCAGCCTGCCCGGCGATCTGCGGGCACTGGCGGACGCGATAGAGCGCTTCTACGGCTCCGCCGGGCCCCGCCGCGTGCTGGAGGCGGTGGTCGCCGCCGCGGCCCGCGACCCCCAGGCGGCCAGTGCGCTGCGGACCTTCTTCGACGAGCGGCTGACGCTGGCCGGGGCGATGGTGCGGCGCGCCGTCGCGCGCGGCGAGCTGCCCCCGGACACCGACCCGAAGGCCGTGGTGGCGGCCCTCGGCGCGCCCTTCTACTACCGCATCCTGATCGAACGCCGCCCCGTGGAGCCGGGCCTCGGCGCGTCCGCCGCCACCGCCGTGTGGGCCGCGGCCCGCGCCGGCGCGTACGCCCTCGGGGAACACGACGGCGCGCCGGGGCGGGAGGACTGA